In Kineococcus sp. NBC_00420, a single genomic region encodes these proteins:
- a CDS encoding phage holin family protein, producing the protein MRTWFAFTARDTRDLLLSLLPTAFALWISAHLVAGVEVSSPFWLLASAAVLAVGDLVVRPLLGPLVAFLGPMPTVLIGVSVQLLLLHTALTAVPGLDLRDLNALWLVYFWTGLVAVVARWVIGANDSRWVVRELLRHRPRPPGEACPPGLLVVQVDGLSMPLLQFGLHSGTLTTIARWLREGSHLAEGWRAALPSTTPASQAGFLHGSTEDVPAFRWWDPELRRVLVSNRPADAAIIEGRVRAAAHAAGRTGLLARDGASIGNVFSGEAGHAHLVVSTSRAGGSGRPYLRYVARPFVVLRSLLLTVGEIVKELYQGWQQRVRRVEPRIPRRGWYVLLRAVTNTLLRDLNVVLVAQELSAGRSVVFVDFLDYDEVAHHAGVARAESLDALAGIDRVLQTLADVAAAAPRDYRVVIVSDHGQAQGPTFEQVSGRHLRDLVYDLMDREGPTHPVVTTAAGEEMRGRVDVLVRDFATSTRAELVSNRHEEVVASGRDSVVVATAGCTALLSMPDAPQGRLDLDEVGRRWPALVPGLVETRGVGFVVGRRYEEVVVVGPEGEHHLGSGRVEGVDPLLPFGPRAAGELLRMMRFATAPALFVHSTVDPVSGEVHAFEEQVGSHGGLGGWQTEAVLVHPAEWKVAEDLRDRSVPGEAPIVGAATIHEQLVRWMKEVDL; encoded by the coding sequence GTGCGCACCTGGTTCGCCTTCACCGCCCGCGACACCCGGGACCTGCTGCTGTCGTTGCTGCCCACGGCGTTCGCGCTGTGGATCAGTGCGCACCTGGTCGCCGGGGTGGAGGTGTCCTCGCCGTTCTGGCTGCTCGCCTCCGCCGCGGTCCTCGCGGTCGGTGACCTGGTCGTCCGCCCGTTGCTCGGCCCGCTGGTCGCCTTCCTCGGGCCGATGCCGACCGTCCTCATCGGGGTCTCCGTGCAGCTGCTGCTGCTGCACACGGCGCTGACGGCGGTACCGGGTCTCGACCTGCGCGACCTGAACGCGCTGTGGCTGGTCTACTTCTGGACCGGACTGGTGGCCGTCGTCGCCCGCTGGGTCATCGGGGCCAACGACAGCCGGTGGGTGGTGCGGGAACTGCTGCGCCACCGGCCGCGTCCGCCGGGGGAGGCGTGCCCGCCGGGGTTGCTCGTCGTGCAGGTCGACGGTCTCTCGATGCCGTTGCTGCAGTTCGGGTTGCACTCGGGAACGCTGACCACGATCGCGCGCTGGCTGCGCGAGGGCAGTCACCTGGCGGAGGGCTGGCGCGCGGCGCTGCCGTCCACGACCCCGGCCAGCCAGGCGGGGTTCCTGCACGGCAGCACCGAGGACGTCCCGGCCTTCCGCTGGTGGGACCCGGAACTGCGCCGGGTGCTGGTCTCGAACCGCCCGGCGGACGCCGCGATCATCGAGGGACGGGTCCGGGCCGCGGCGCACGCCGCCGGGCGCACCGGGCTGCTGGCCCGCGACGGGGCCAGCATCGGCAACGTGTTCTCCGGCGAGGCCGGCCACGCGCACCTCGTCGTCTCCACCTCGCGGGCGGGGGGATCGGGGCGCCCCTACCTGCGCTACGTCGCCCGTCCGTTCGTGGTGCTGCGCAGCCTGCTGCTGACGGTCGGGGAGATCGTCAAGGAGCTCTACCAGGGCTGGCAGCAGCGGGTCCGCCGCGTCGAACCGCGCATCCCGCGGCGCGGCTGGTACGTCCTGCTGCGCGCGGTGACGAACACCCTGCTGCGTGACCTCAACGTCGTCCTGGTGGCGCAGGAACTCTCCGCCGGGCGCTCGGTGGTGTTCGTCGACTTCCTCGACTACGACGAGGTCGCCCACCACGCCGGCGTGGCCCGGGCGGAATCGCTGGACGCCCTCGCCGGGATCGACCGGGTGCTGCAGACGCTGGCGGACGTGGCCGCGGCCGCGCCCCGCGACTACCGCGTCGTCATCGTCTCCGACCACGGTCAGGCGCAGGGGCCGACGTTCGAGCAGGTCTCCGGGCGGCACCTGCGCGACCTCGTCTACGACCTGATGGACCGCGAGGGCCCCACCCACCCCGTCGTCACCACGGCCGCCGGGGAGGAGATGCGGGGCCGTGTCGACGTCCTGGTCCGCGACTTCGCGACGTCGACCCGGGCCGAACTGGTCAGCAACCGGCACGAGGAGGTCGTCGCCTCGGGACGCGACTCCGTCGTCGTCGCGACCGCCGGTTGCACCGCCCTGCTCTCGATGCCCGACGCACCGCAGGGGCGCCTGGACCTGGACGAGGTGGGCCGTCGCTGGCCCGCGCTCGTGCCGGGTCTGGTGGAGACCCGCGGGGTGGGTTTCGTCGTCGGCCGTCGCTACGAGGAGGTCGTCGTCGTCGGGCCCGAGGGTGAGCACCACCTCGGCTCCGGGCGGGTGGAGGGGGTCGACCCGCTGCTCCCGTTCGGCCCGCGCGCCGCCGGGGAACTGCTGCGGATGATGCGCTTCGCCACCGCTCCCGCGCTCTTCGTGCACTCCACGGTGGACCCCGTCTCCGGTGAGGTCCACGCCTTCGAGGAACAGGTCGGCTCGCACGGCGGACTCGGTGGGTGGCAGACGGAGGCGGTGCTGGTGCACCCCGCGGAGTGGAAGGTCGCCGAGGACCTGCGCGACCGGTCCGTGCCGGGGGAGGCACCGATCGTCGGGGCGGCGACGATCCACGAACAACTGGTCCGCTGGATGAAGGAGGTCGACCTGTGA
- a CDS encoding MBL fold metallo-hydrolase, giving the protein MSASLRWLGHSTVTVDVTRSAGNLRIVTDPVLRPGLGHLRRRPPTPAPWASAGCDLALVSHLHHDHLDLPSLRRLRPAVLVTPPGSSDWVRWKLRVPATRVLEVAVGATVALPFASGAVEVSALPAHHTGHRTGARFSRAPEAVAVEHLVRIPGTFPERDPDDLLLWAVGDTGEFEESDAVLAAGGRSPDVAFVPVGGWGHTLGPHHLDPQQAADLVARVRPGTSIPVHWGTLHPVALGATMGDRFVEPGRRFVAEAARRGVTGAVQLPVGGSLTL; this is encoded by the coding sequence GTGAGCGCGTCGTTGCGGTGGCTGGGGCACTCGACGGTGACGGTGGACGTCACCCGTTCCGCCGGGAACCTGCGCATCGTCACCGACCCCGTGCTGCGTCCGGGGTTGGGGCACCTGCGGCGGCGTCCCCCGACGCCCGCGCCGTGGGCGTCGGCCGGGTGCGACCTGGCCCTGGTCTCCCACCTCCACCACGACCACCTGGACCTGCCCTCGCTGCGACGGCTGCGGCCGGCGGTGCTCGTGACCCCGCCGGGTTCCTCGGACTGGGTGCGCTGGAAGCTCCGGGTCCCCGCGACCCGGGTGCTCGAGGTCGCCGTCGGGGCCACGGTGGCACTCCCGTTCGCCTCCGGTGCCGTGGAGGTGAGCGCGTTGCCCGCCCACCACACCGGCCACCGGACGGGAGCCCGGTTCAGCCGGGCCCCGGAGGCCGTGGCCGTGGAGCACCTCGTGCGGATCCCGGGGACCTTCCCGGAGCGCGACCCGGACGACCTGCTGCTGTGGGCCGTCGGCGACACCGGCGAGTTCGAGGAGTCCGACGCGGTGCTCGCCGCGGGAGGACGTTCCCCCGACGTCGCCTTCGTCCCGGTGGGGGGCTGGGGTCACACCCTCGGCCCGCACCACCTCGACCCGCAGCAGGCCGCGGACCTCGTCGCGCGGGTCCGGCCGGGAACCTCGATCCCCGTGCACTGGGGGACGCTGCACCCCGTCGCGCTGGGCGCGACCATGGGCGACCGGTTCGTGGAACCCGGTCGCCGCTTCGTCGCCGAGGCCGCACGCCGGGGCGTCACCGGCGCGGTGCAGTTGCCCGTCGGGGGTTCGCTGACCCTCTGA
- a CDS encoding aldo/keto reductase, with product MEHTHLGPTGLTVSRIVLGCMSFGDGNEQQTWTLDAEGAEPIFREAVELGITFWDTANVYGRGSSERVTGEAIRRYTRREDVVLATKLFGEMGPGPGQSGLSRRAVLEQVDASLQRLGTDWIDLYQIHRFDPATPVEETMEALHDVVKAGKVRYLGASSMWAWQFAKLQSAADLGGWTRFVSMQNQYSLAQREEEREMFPLLADQGVGSIPWGPLQAGKMARPWSEQSTARAGDEPQTDPKGNPVRLETDKGIVDAIERIAGERGVSMAQVALAWVLRNPVVDAPIVGATKVHHLRDAVAALDVDLTDDEVTALEEHYVPRQPTFF from the coding sequence GTGGAACACACCCACCTGGGCCCGACCGGCCTCACCGTGAGCCGGATCGTCCTCGGCTGCATGAGCTTCGGCGACGGCAACGAGCAGCAGACCTGGACCCTGGACGCCGAGGGCGCCGAGCCGATCTTCCGCGAGGCCGTCGAACTCGGCATCACGTTCTGGGACACCGCCAACGTCTACGGCCGCGGCAGTTCCGAACGCGTCACCGGTGAGGCGATCCGGAGGTACACCCGCCGCGAGGACGTCGTCCTGGCGACCAAGCTGTTCGGGGAGATGGGTCCCGGCCCCGGGCAGTCCGGCCTCTCGCGCCGGGCCGTCCTGGAACAGGTCGACGCGTCCCTGCAGCGCCTCGGAACCGACTGGATCGACCTCTACCAGATCCACCGCTTCGACCCCGCCACCCCGGTGGAGGAGACGATGGAGGCCCTGCACGACGTCGTGAAGGCCGGCAAGGTCCGCTACCTCGGCGCCTCGAGCATGTGGGCCTGGCAGTTCGCGAAGCTGCAGAGCGCCGCCGACCTCGGCGGGTGGACGCGCTTCGTCTCCATGCAGAACCAGTACAGCCTCGCCCAGCGCGAGGAGGAGCGGGAGATGTTCCCCCTCCTGGCCGACCAGGGGGTCGGTTCCATCCCCTGGGGACCGCTGCAGGCGGGGAAGATGGCCCGGCCGTGGAGCGAGCAGAGCACCGCACGCGCCGGGGACGAACCGCAGACCGACCCCAAGGGCAACCCCGTCCGCCTCGAGACCGACAAGGGCATCGTCGACGCGATCGAGCGGATCGCCGGCGAGCGGGGCGTGTCGATGGCGCAGGTCGCGCTGGCCTGGGTGCTGCGCAACCCGGTCGTGGACGCGCCGATCGTCGGGGCGACCAAGGTGCACCACCTCCGCGATGCGGTCGCCGCCCTCGACGTCGACCTCACCGACGACGAGGTAACCGCGCTCGAGGAGCACTACGTCCCGCGCCAGCCCACGTTCTTCTGA
- a CDS encoding aldo/keto reductase, whose protein sequence is MKTLPLGGTDLQVPNVVLGLMRIAEMDDEAIRTLIATGREVGITMLDHADVYGGSMHKCEERFAEAVTLSSSERENTIIQTKAGIVPDGPYFDFSYEHIIASVTGSLKALNTDYIDVLLLHRPDALVEPEQVAKAFDELHAAGKVRAFGVSNQNPGQMDLLRKHVTQPLVANQLQLSITHAPLIAQGVASNMQGLDQSISRDSGTLDYCRLHDITVQAWSPFQAGFFDGVFLDNPKYPELNAVLDRLAKQYDVPTIAIATAWITRHPANMQVVLGTTNPERVRAAAQGSDLALTRAEWYELFRAAGYRVP, encoded by the coding sequence GTGAAGACCCTCCCCCTGGGTGGAACCGACCTGCAGGTGCCCAACGTCGTCCTCGGCCTGATGCGCATCGCCGAGATGGACGACGAGGCGATCCGCACCCTCATCGCGACCGGTCGTGAGGTCGGCATCACGATGCTCGACCACGCCGACGTCTACGGCGGCTCGATGCACAAGTGCGAGGAGCGGTTCGCCGAGGCGGTGACCCTCAGCTCCTCCGAGCGCGAGAACACCATCATCCAGACCAAGGCCGGGATCGTCCCCGACGGCCCGTACTTCGACTTCTCCTACGAGCACATCATCGCGTCGGTGACGGGTTCGCTGAAGGCGCTGAACACGGACTACATCGACGTCCTGCTGCTGCACCGGCCCGACGCCCTCGTCGAACCCGAGCAGGTCGCCAAGGCGTTCGACGAACTGCACGCCGCAGGCAAGGTCCGCGCGTTCGGGGTCTCCAACCAGAACCCCGGCCAGATGGACCTGCTGCGCAAGCATGTCACGCAGCCCCTGGTCGCGAACCAGTTGCAGCTCTCGATCACGCACGCCCCGCTCATCGCCCAGGGCGTCGCCTCGAACATGCAGGGCCTCGACCAGTCGATCTCGCGCGACAGCGGAACGCTCGACTACTGCCGCCTGCACGACATCACCGTGCAGGCCTGGTCGCCGTTCCAGGCCGGGTTCTTCGACGGGGTCTTCCTCGACAACCCGAAGTACCCGGAACTGAACGCCGTCCTGGACCGCCTGGCCAAGCAGTACGACGTTCCCACCATCGCGATCGCCACCGCCTGGATCACCCGGCACCCGGCGAACATGCAGGTCGTCCTCGGCACGACCAACCCCGAACGGGTGCGGGCCGCGGCCCAGGGTTCGGACCTCGCGCTGACCCGGGCGGAGTGGTACGAACTGTTCCGCGCCGCGGGCTACCGGGTCCCCTGA
- a CDS encoding aldo/keto reductase: MKQRSLGRPGSPTTRHVSAIGLGGMPLSIEGRPDDDRAIATVHAALEAGVTLIDTADAYHRDADEVGHNESLIARALRAYGSPTDDVVVATKGGHLRPGDGSWTKNGDPAYLKEAAKASAKRLGVEAIGLYQFHRPDPDVPFADSIGALVELLDEGVIVRAGISNADVAQIDEADRLLGGRLTSVQNQFSPAFRSSQGELEHCASLGVSFLPWSPLGGISSAADLGSNHAVFAEVAQAHGVSPQQVTLAWELALADVVLPIPGSSRPASIQDSLAAADLELSADEITRLSEGARS, encoded by the coding sequence GTGAAGCAGCGCAGCCTCGGACGCCCCGGATCCCCCACCACCCGTCACGTCTCCGCCATCGGACTCGGCGGGATGCCCCTCTCCATCGAAGGTCGTCCCGACGACGACCGTGCGATCGCCACCGTCCACGCCGCCCTCGAGGCGGGCGTGACGCTCATCGACACCGCCGACGCGTACCACCGCGACGCCGACGAGGTCGGTCACAACGAGTCGCTCATCGCCCGCGCCCTGCGTGCCTACGGCTCCCCCACCGACGACGTCGTCGTGGCCACCAAGGGCGGGCACCTGCGCCCCGGCGACGGGTCCTGGACCAAGAACGGTGACCCCGCCTACCTCAAGGAGGCCGCCAAGGCCTCCGCGAAGCGCCTCGGCGTGGAGGCCATCGGCCTCTACCAGTTCCACCGTCCCGACCCCGACGTCCCCTTCGCCGACTCCATCGGCGCGCTCGTGGAACTCCTCGACGAGGGCGTCATCGTCCGCGCGGGCATCTCCAACGCCGACGTCGCCCAGATCGACGAGGCCGACCGACTCCTCGGTGGGCGCCTCACCTCGGTGCAGAACCAGTTCTCCCCCGCGTTCCGCTCCAGCCAGGGCGAGCTCGAGCACTGCGCCTCGCTCGGCGTCTCGTTCCTGCCGTGGTCGCCGCTGGGCGGCATCTCCAGCGCCGCCGACCTCGGGTCCAACCACGCGGTGTTCGCCGAGGTCGCGCAGGCCCACGGGGTCAGCCCCCAGCAGGTCACGCTGGCCTGGGAACTGGCGCTGGCCGACGTGGTCCTGCCGATCCCGGGCTCCTCCCGCCCGGCCAGCATCCAGGACTCCCTGGCCGCGGCCGACCTCGAGCTGAGCGCCGACGAGATCACCCGCCTCTCCGAAGGAGCCCGTTCGTGA
- a CDS encoding LysR family transcriptional regulator, whose amino-acid sequence MDLRQMQYVVALADERQFTRAAALSGVSQSGLSAAIRTLEDELGTTLFDRTPRVVEPTDAGLALLPFARTMLAQAVAARDAVVQATRALSGTLRVGAEQCLGVVDVSTLLERFHRRFPQVEIHFEQAGSHDLLARLREGELDLVFVATTEHLGALPATELGREPLVLLTPPEHPLAGRTSVDWNELEASPFIDFVPSWGVRPITDAACATHGVHRRVGFSVGDVHALLDLVGRGLGVAIVPRHVAAKPEATRLSVAAMPADTPEWIVSVVTSPGSSPAPQLLELLEVDQAGTVETANVRRNGNGVP is encoded by the coding sequence ATGGACCTCCGGCAGATGCAGTACGTCGTCGCCCTCGCCGACGAGCGGCAGTTCACCCGCGCCGCGGCGCTCAGCGGCGTCTCGCAGTCGGGGCTCTCCGCCGCGATCCGCACGTTGGAGGACGAGCTCGGCACCACGCTGTTCGACCGCACGCCCCGCGTCGTGGAACCCACCGACGCGGGCCTCGCCCTCCTGCCCTTCGCCCGCACGATGCTGGCCCAGGCCGTGGCGGCCCGTGACGCGGTCGTGCAGGCGACCCGGGCGCTGTCGGGCACGCTGCGGGTCGGGGCCGAGCAGTGCCTCGGCGTCGTCGACGTCTCCACCCTGCTCGAGCGCTTCCACCGCCGCTTCCCCCAGGTGGAGATCCACTTCGAGCAGGCCGGGTCCCACGACCTCCTCGCCCGGCTGCGCGAGGGTGAGCTGGACCTGGTCTTCGTCGCGACCACCGAGCACCTCGGTGCCCTGCCGGCCACCGAGCTCGGCCGCGAACCCCTGGTGCTCCTCACCCCGCCGGAGCACCCGCTGGCCGGGAGGACGAGCGTGGACTGGAACGAGCTGGAGGCGTCGCCGTTCATCGACTTCGTCCCCTCCTGGGGGGTGCGGCCGATCACCGACGCCGCCTGCGCCACCCACGGGGTGCACCGGCGGGTGGGGTTCAGCGTCGGCGACGTGCACGCGCTGCTCGACCTCGTGGGCCGGGGCCTCGGCGTCGCGATCGTGCCGCGCCACGTGGCCGCGAAACCCGAGGCGACCCGGCTCTCGGTGGCGGCGATGCCCGCAGACACCCCGGAGTGGATCGTCTCCGTCGTCACGTCCCCGGGGTCGTCGCCGGCCCCGCAACTGCTGGAACTGCTGGAGGTGGATCAGGCCGGGACGGTGGAGACCGCGAACGTGCGCAGGAACGGGAACGGCGTCCCGTAG
- a CDS encoding trans-aconitate 2-methyltransferase encodes MKWDPSQYARFATPRSRAFVDLVAQIQAKAPREVVDVGCGAGNLTATLAKRWPGARVRGFDSSPDMIAKAPTHAGVEFGVASAQDFDATGVDVVVSNAVLQWVPEHRELLRSWASQLAPGGWLAFQVPSNFDAPSHRLMRELAESPPWRHRLAGVLRGTESVATPQEYLDLLAGAGLLAEVWQTEYQHVLPGPDPVLEWVRGTGLRPVLQALDAESAVEFEREYAALLREAYPARDYGTPFPFLRTFAVSTVPA; translated from the coding sequence GTGAAGTGGGATCCCAGTCAGTACGCCCGGTTCGCCACCCCGCGCTCCCGGGCGTTCGTCGACCTGGTCGCGCAGATCCAGGCGAAGGCGCCGCGTGAGGTCGTCGACGTCGGCTGCGGGGCGGGGAACCTCACGGCCACCCTGGCCAAGCGGTGGCCGGGGGCCCGGGTGCGGGGTTTCGACTCCTCCCCGGACATGATCGCGAAGGCCCCGACCCACGCGGGCGTGGAGTTCGGCGTCGCGAGCGCCCAGGACTTCGACGCCACCGGCGTCGACGTCGTGGTCTCCAACGCGGTCCTGCAGTGGGTTCCCGAGCACCGAGAGCTGCTGCGGTCGTGGGCGTCCCAGCTGGCCCCCGGCGGGTGGCTCGCCTTCCAGGTCCCGTCGAACTTCGACGCTCCCTCGCACCGCCTCATGCGTGAACTCGCCGAGTCCCCGCCGTGGCGCCACCGGCTGGCGGGGGTGCTGCGCGGCACCGAGTCCGTGGCGACGCCCCAGGAGTACCTCGACCTGCTCGCGGGGGCCGGGCTCCTCGCCGAGGTGTGGCAGACGGAGTACCAGCACGTCCTCCCCGGCCCGGACCCGGTGCTGGAGTGGGTGCGCGGCACGGGGTTGCGCCCGGTCCTGCAGGCCCTCGACGCCGAGAGCGCCGTGGAGTTCGAGCGCGAGTACGCGGCGCTGCTGCGCGAGGCGTACCCGGCCCGCGACTACGGGACGCCGTTCCCGTTCCTGCGCACGTTCGCGGTCTCCACCGTCCCGGCCTGA
- a CDS encoding enolase C-terminal domain-like protein, which produces MLLNLSGAHAPFFTRNVVVLTDSDGRTGVGEVPGGEAIRTTLVEAGRLVVGRPIARHRQTLAEVQRTFAGRDAAGRGLQTFDLRTTVHVVTAFEAALLDLLGRFLEVPVADLLGEGRQRDRVQALGYLFFVGDRTTTDLAYREEPDAPDDWSRLRHEPALDAAAVVRLAEAAQARYGFADFKLKGGVLPGEQEVEVVTALAKRFPDARITLDPNGGWSLADAIRHGRDLRDVLAYAEDPCGAEGGYSGREVLAEFKRATGMRTATNMVATDWRQLGHAVRAGAVDIPLADPHFWTMAGSVRVAQLCEAWGLTWGSHSNNHFDVSLAMFTHVAAAAPGDVTAIDTHWIWQDGQRLTKEPFPIRDGFLNVPTTPGLGVELDEERLAAAHELYQREGLGARDDAIAMQFLHPGWTFDPKRPALER; this is translated from the coding sequence ATGCTGCTCAACCTCTCCGGTGCCCACGCCCCGTTCTTCACCCGCAACGTCGTCGTCCTCACCGACTCCGACGGCCGGACCGGCGTCGGTGAGGTTCCCGGCGGGGAGGCGATCCGCACCACGCTCGTCGAGGCCGGCCGTCTCGTCGTGGGGCGACCGATCGCACGGCACCGCCAGACGCTGGCCGAGGTGCAGCGCACCTTCGCCGGCCGCGACGCCGCCGGACGCGGCCTGCAGACGTTCGACCTGCGCACCACCGTGCACGTCGTCACGGCGTTCGAGGCGGCGCTGCTGGACCTGCTCGGGAGGTTCCTGGAGGTCCCCGTCGCCGACCTCCTCGGCGAGGGTCGCCAGCGCGACCGGGTCCAGGCCCTGGGGTACCTGTTCTTCGTCGGCGACCGCACCACGACCGACCTCGCCTACCGGGAGGAACCGGACGCACCCGACGACTGGTCGCGACTGCGGCACGAACCCGCGCTGGACGCCGCGGCCGTCGTGCGCCTCGCCGAGGCGGCGCAGGCGAGGTACGGGTTCGCGGACTTCAAGCTCAAGGGCGGCGTCCTGCCCGGCGAGCAGGAGGTCGAGGTCGTCACCGCGCTCGCGAAGCGCTTCCCCGACGCCCGGATCACCCTGGACCCCAACGGCGGGTGGTCGCTGGCCGACGCGATCCGCCACGGCCGCGACCTGCGCGACGTCCTCGCCTACGCCGAGGACCCGTGCGGGGCCGAGGGCGGGTACTCCGGCCGGGAGGTGCTGGCCGAGTTCAAGCGGGCGACAGGGATGCGGACGGCGACGAACATGGTCGCCACCGACTGGCGTCAGCTCGGGCACGCGGTCCGCGCCGGCGCCGTCGACATCCCGCTCGCCGACCCGCACTTCTGGACGATGGCGGGTTCCGTCCGGGTCGCCCAGCTGTGCGAGGCCTGGGGTCTGACCTGGGGTTCGCACTCCAACAACCACTTCGACGTCTCGCTGGCGATGTTCACCCACGTCGCGGCCGCCGCGCCGGGTGACGTCACGGCCATCGACACGCACTGGATCTGGCAGGACGGCCAGCGCCTCACGAAGGAACCGTTCCCGATCCGCGACGGTTTCCTGAACGTCCCCACCACCCCCGGGCTCGGAGTCGAACTCGACGAGGAACGACTGGCGGCGGCGCACGAGCTGTACCAGCGCGAGGGTCTCGGAGCCCGCGACGACGCGATCGCCATGCAGTTCCTGCACCCCGGCTGGACGTTCGACCCGAAGCGTCCCGCGCTCGAGCGCTGA
- the kdgD gene encoding 5-dehydro-4-deoxyglucarate dehydratase gives MTQPSDLAPTDLRTALGSGLLSFPVTHTHADLSFDEAGYRDHVAHLSGFGASGLFAAGGTGEFPALTIAEVLQVVSATVEANEHRSPVVGPVGYGTSTAVEMTRAVEAAGADGVFVLPPYLNELTQQGLYQHVAAICRATSLGVVVYHRANARFTAATVNRLVEEFPNFIGFKDGICDIDLMATLYATHGDRLVYVGGLPTAETYALPYLELGATTYSSAIFNFAPQWALDFHGRVTARDRDGVYDRLREFVIPYLDIRNRTNGYAVSIVKAGMTAVGRPAGPVRPPLVDLTAGELAELSDLVKRVV, from the coding sequence GTGACCCAGCCCAGCGACCTCGCCCCCACCGACCTCCGCACCGCCCTCGGCTCCGGTCTCCTCTCGTTCCCGGTCACCCACACCCACGCCGACCTCAGCTTCGACGAAGCCGGCTACCGCGACCACGTCGCCCACCTCAGCGGGTTCGGCGCGTCCGGGCTGTTCGCGGCGGGCGGCACGGGCGAGTTCCCGGCGCTGACGATCGCCGAGGTCCTGCAGGTCGTCTCCGCCACGGTCGAGGCCAACGAGCACCGCAGCCCCGTCGTCGGCCCGGTCGGGTACGGCACGTCCACCGCGGTCGAGATGACCCGGGCCGTCGAGGCGGCCGGTGCGGACGGCGTGTTCGTCCTGCCGCCCTACCTCAACGAACTCACCCAGCAGGGGCTGTACCAGCACGTCGCCGCGATCTGCCGCGCGACGTCCCTGGGCGTCGTCGTGTACCACCGGGCCAACGCGAGGTTCACGGCGGCGACGGTGAACCGGCTGGTCGAGGAGTTCCCGAACTTCATCGGGTTCAAGGACGGCATCTGCGACATCGACCTGATGGCGACGTTGTACGCCACCCACGGCGACCGCCTCGTCTACGTCGGCGGGCTGCCCACGGCCGAGACCTACGCCCTGCCCTACCTGGAACTCGGGGCCACCACGTACTCGTCGGCCATCTTCAACTTCGCCCCGCAGTGGGCGCTGGACTTCCACGGTCGGGTCACCGCCCGGGACCGCGACGGTGTCTACGACCGCCTGCGGGAGTTCGTCATCCCCTACCTCGACATCCGCAACCGGACCAACGGGTACGCGGTCTCGATCGTGAAGGCCGGGATGACCGCCGTCGGCCGGCCGGCCGGTCCCGTGCGCCCGCCGCTGGTCGACCTCACCGCGGGCGAACTGGCCGAGCTGAGCGACCTGGTCAAGAGGGTGGTCTGA